From Epinephelus lanceolatus isolate andai-2023 chromosome 12, ASM4190304v1, whole genome shotgun sequence, the proteins below share one genomic window:
- the LOC117271980 gene encoding uncharacterized protein LOC117271980 isoform X2, with product MSPAAAFHAQLASIMEVLANTAVAEICELVDSGYSVLQLEISRSRKENEVLRRKLRLMELRAARASALRAAATAGGNALLLASSRARAQLPAHHLGNGPRRSGAPGGNRSDREARRSTVSNQETLQCRDPDPSSDSGQDTTQGTPAAGEPTKVTTAVIKVEDDDESWSQSEQDKEFCHVADGQTTETEAPPPLTKQEVADEGGGSSRSWASGEVSSTSMSVQKTLNTSQRSETSSYECLMYEPQLQHGSLSTQNPLSEDPGCSYVLNTSVSVSAASDSGSSSSSFPFTITEVSLSAAEHQQPAGFQNNQQRAQLPADEPQLPVRKEMTERLNAFIRRDRWRPQDGVSRASSQSREDGAGKSFVCNCCGKTLACLKNLKTHMRVHTGEKPFVCALCGKRFSDSSNLKRHQSVHTGEKRYGCVHCGKRFAQSGSLKVHMTVHTDCKQFRCSYCGKTFISGSHLRRHVTVHAGEKRFAPTFQ from the exons ATGTCTCCGGCCGCTGCCTTCCACGCGCAGCTCGCCTCCATCATGGAGGTGCTGGCCAACACGGCGGTGGCGGAGATCTGCGAGCTCGTGGACAGCGGCTACTCGGTGCTGCAGCTGGAGATCTCGCGGAGCCGCAAAGAGAACGAGGTGCTGCGGAGAAAACTGCGGCTCATGGAGCTGCGAGCCGCGCGGGCGTCCGCCCTGCGAGCCGCGGCCACCGCAGGCGGCAACGCGCTGCTGCTCGCGAGCAGCCGCGCGCGTGCTCAGCTGCCTGCTCATCACCTGGGCAACGGGCCAAGGAGGAGCGGAGCACCTGGAGGTAACCGTTCAGACC GTGAGGCCAGGCGGTCCACAGTGTCCAACCAGGAGACTCTGCAGTGCCGAGACCCCGATCCGTCCTCAGACTCTGGACAAGATACCACACAGGGGACG CCTGCTGCAGGTGAGCCAACCAAAGTGACGACTGCAGTGATCAAagtggaggatgatgatgagtCCTGGTCCCAATCTGAGCAGGACA AAGAGTTTTGCCATGTTGCAGACGGTCAGACAACAGAGACAGAAGCCCCGCCTCCACTgaccaaacaggaagtagcaGATGAAGGTGGAGGTTCGTCTCGGTCGTGGGCGAGCGGTGAAGTCAGCTCCACCTCCATGTCCGTGCAAAAAACCCTGAACACCAGCCAGAGGTCAGAAACCAGCAGTTATGAATGTCTGATGTACGAGCCACAGCTCCAACATGGCTCCCTCAGTACCCAGAATCCTCTGAGTGAGGATCCCGGCTGCTCGTACGTGTTGAACACCAGCGTGAGTGTTTCAGCTGCGTCTGattcaggcagcagcagcagcagcttccctTTCACCATCACAGAGGTGAGTCTGTCTGCAGCCGAGCACCAGCAGCCTGCAGGTTTCCAGAACAACCAGCAGAGGGCGCAGCTACCCGCAGACGAGCCTCAGCTTCCTGTGAGGAAAGAGATGACAGAAAGACTCAATGCGTTCATCAGAAGGGACAGATGGAGACCTCAGGATGGTGTCAGCAGGGCGTCCAGCCAAAGCAGGGAGGACGGCGCGGGGAAGTCATTTGTCTGTAACTGCTGCGGTAAAACTCTGGCCTGCCTGAAGAACCTCAAGACCCACATGAGGgtccacacaggagagaagccgtTTGTCTGCGCGCTCTGCGGCAAACGCTTCTCCGACTCCAGCAACTTGAAGCGCCACCAGAGCGTCCACACCGGAGAGAAGCGCTACGGTTGTGTCCACTGTGGGAAACGCTTCGCCCAGTCAGGATCCCTGAAGGTCCACATGACCGTCCACACAGACTGCAAACAGTTCAGGTGTTCTTACTGCGGCAAAACTTTCATCTCCGGCAGCCACTTGCGCCGCCACGTGACCGTGCACGCTGGGGAGAAACGATTTGCTCCAACGTTTCAGTGA
- the LOC117271982 gene encoding uncharacterized protein LOC117271982 has protein sequence MAVLTSKALHEQLCIIMGALTKAAVAEICEVVDEGYAVLQMEITRSHKENEDLKKKLHLIESIVVRGSGGGNAAALEFAPAAEGAQQAETQQQQQQQQHRDGDGGATAVAPGGDGGGAVVAREELPDVVLIKDEDSDSNDAFEDGNTTPADGGTAAAREAATSTPISRSTKRHWPAGEEANRRSSSEPITLKTTGAQKKSVTVYTLDSPRSEPGCSTQHGGDEMEAGDSVCSYSAQMDADVQLVHQESSLVPPSANRQTYFGNSALMESPTNRAELDLSLTWTKQSKSQMSYTQFHQNENLDSDAFGLKMISVTGSTSTDCQLSESSNSAFEYDDADMMNYGLYRDQSGRPQLSHGQLSTRGKRFACAICSKTYATSQNLDVHMRIHTGERPFSCSQCGKKFTQSAHLKSHLSVHSGERPYACTLCSRSFIVKYSLKLHMKKCHPNV, from the exons ATGGCTGTTTTAACCAGCAAAGCTCTTCACGAGCAGCTCTGTATCATCATGGGCGCGCTGACTAAGGCGGCGGTGGCGGAGATCTGCGAAGTGGTGGACGAAGGTTACGCGGTGCTGCAGATGGAGATCACCCGCAGCCACAAGGAGAACGAGGACCTGAAGAAGAAGCTGCACCTCATCGAGTCCATTGTGGTCCGGGGGAGCGGCGGGGGGAACGCGGCGGCACTGGAGTTCGCGCCGGCCGCGGAGGGCGCACAGCAGGcggaaacacagcagcagcagcagcagcagcagcaccgggACGGTGATGGAGGAGCCACCGCCGTGGCTCccggaggagatggaggaggtgcCGTGGTGGCGCGGGAGGAG CTTCCAGACGTGGTGTTGATCAAAGATGAAGACTCGGACAGTAACGACGCCTTTGAGGACG GTAACACAACACCTGCTGATGGAGGGACGGCTGCAGCCAGGGAGGCCGCCACCTCGACTCCCATCAGCCGGAGTACGAAGAGACACTGGCCGGCAGGCGAGGAGGCCAACAGGAGGTCGTCCTCTGAGCCAATTACACTGAAAACCACAGGGGCACAGAAGAAGAGCGTCACCGTCTACACTCTGGACTCTCCTCGCAGCGAGCCAGGCTGCTCCACCCAGCATGGCGGTGATGAGATGGAGGCTGGCGACTCAGTTTGTTCCTACTCTGCACAGATGGACGCGGACGTCCAGCTGGTCCACCAGGAGTCCTCACTGGTCCCTCCGAGTGCTAACAGACAAACGTATTTTGGTAACAGCGCTCTGATGGAGTCCCCCACAAACAGAGCAGAACTAGATCTCAGCCTGACGTGGACCAAACAGTCGAAAAGTCAGATGAGTTATACTCAGTTTCACCAAAATGAAAACCTGGACAGTGATGCTTTCGGGCTTAAGATGATCAGCGTCACAGGCTCGACCTCCACAGACTGCCAGCTGTCTGAAAGCAGCAACTCTGCATTTGAGTACGACGATGCCGACATGATGAACTACGGCCTCTACAGGGACCAATCGGGGCGACCTCAGCTCAGTCATGGGCAGCTGAGCACTCGAGGGAAGCGCTTTGCATGCGCCATCTGCTCTAAGACATACGCCACGTCTCAGAACCTGGACGTTCACATGCGGATTCACACAGGCGAGAGGCCGTTCAGCTGCAGCCAGTGCGGCAAGAAGTTCACCCAGTCGGCTCATCTAAAGTCGCATCTGAGCGTTCACTCCGGAGAGCGGCCGTACGCCTGCACGCTCTGCTCCAGGAGCTTCATCGTCAAATACAGTCTCAAGTTACACATGAAGAAATGCCATCCCAACGTCTGA
- the LOC117271980 gene encoding uncharacterized protein LOC117271980 isoform X3 — translation MSPAAAFHAQLASIMEVLANTAVAEICELVDSGYSVLQLEISRSRKENEVLRRKLRLMELRAARASALRAAATAGGNALLLASSRARAQLPAHHLGNGPRRSGAPGGEARRSTVSNQETLQCRDPDPSSDSGQDTTQGTPAAGEPTKVTTAVIKVEDDDESWSQSEQDTEEFCHVADGQTTETEAPPPLTKQEVADEGGGSSRSWASGEVSSTSMSVQKTLNTSQRSETSSYECLMYEPQLQHGSLSTQNPLSEDPGCSYVLNTSVSVSAASDSGSSSSSFPFTITEVSLSAAEHQQPAGFQNNQQRAQLPADEPQLPVRKEMTERLNAFIRRDRWRPQDGVSRASSQSREDGAGKSFVCNCCGKTLACLKNLKTHMRVHTGEKPFVCALCGKRFSDSSNLKRHQSVHTGEKRYGCVHCGKRFAQSGSLKVHMTVHTDCKQFRCSYCGKTFISGSHLRRHVTVHAGEKRFAPTFQ, via the exons ATGTCTCCGGCCGCTGCCTTCCACGCGCAGCTCGCCTCCATCATGGAGGTGCTGGCCAACACGGCGGTGGCGGAGATCTGCGAGCTCGTGGACAGCGGCTACTCGGTGCTGCAGCTGGAGATCTCGCGGAGCCGCAAAGAGAACGAGGTGCTGCGGAGAAAACTGCGGCTCATGGAGCTGCGAGCCGCGCGGGCGTCCGCCCTGCGAGCCGCGGCCACCGCAGGCGGCAACGCGCTGCTGCTCGCGAGCAGCCGCGCGCGTGCTCAGCTGCCTGCTCATCACCTGGGCAACGGGCCAAGGAGGAGCGGAGCACCTGGAG GTGAGGCCAGGCGGTCCACAGTGTCCAACCAGGAGACTCTGCAGTGCCGAGACCCCGATCCGTCCTCAGACTCTGGACAAGATACCACACAGGGGACG CCTGCTGCAGGTGAGCCAACCAAAGTGACGACTGCAGTGATCAAagtggaggatgatgatgagtCCTGGTCCCAATCTGAGCAGGACA CAGAAGAGTTTTGCCATGTTGCAGACGGTCAGACAACAGAGACAGAAGCCCCGCCTCCACTgaccaaacaggaagtagcaGATGAAGGTGGAGGTTCGTCTCGGTCGTGGGCGAGCGGTGAAGTCAGCTCCACCTCCATGTCCGTGCAAAAAACCCTGAACACCAGCCAGAGGTCAGAAACCAGCAGTTATGAATGTCTGATGTACGAGCCACAGCTCCAACATGGCTCCCTCAGTACCCAGAATCCTCTGAGTGAGGATCCCGGCTGCTCGTACGTGTTGAACACCAGCGTGAGTGTTTCAGCTGCGTCTGattcaggcagcagcagcagcagcttccctTTCACCATCACAGAGGTGAGTCTGTCTGCAGCCGAGCACCAGCAGCCTGCAGGTTTCCAGAACAACCAGCAGAGGGCGCAGCTACCCGCAGACGAGCCTCAGCTTCCTGTGAGGAAAGAGATGACAGAAAGACTCAATGCGTTCATCAGAAGGGACAGATGGAGACCTCAGGATGGTGTCAGCAGGGCGTCCAGCCAAAGCAGGGAGGACGGCGCGGGGAAGTCATTTGTCTGTAACTGCTGCGGTAAAACTCTGGCCTGCCTGAAGAACCTCAAGACCCACATGAGGgtccacacaggagagaagccgtTTGTCTGCGCGCTCTGCGGCAAACGCTTCTCCGACTCCAGCAACTTGAAGCGCCACCAGAGCGTCCACACCGGAGAGAAGCGCTACGGTTGTGTCCACTGTGGGAAACGCTTCGCCCAGTCAGGATCCCTGAAGGTCCACATGACCGTCCACACAGACTGCAAACAGTTCAGGTGTTCTTACTGCGGCAAAACTTTCATCTCCGGCAGCCACTTGCGCCGCCACGTGACCGTGCACGCTGGGGAGAAACGATTTGCTCCAACGTTTCAGTGA
- the LOC117271980 gene encoding uncharacterized protein LOC117271980 isoform X1, translated as MSPAAAFHAQLASIMEVLANTAVAEICELVDSGYSVLQLEISRSRKENEVLRRKLRLMELRAARASALRAAATAGGNALLLASSRARAQLPAHHLGNGPRRSGAPGGNRSDREARRSTVSNQETLQCRDPDPSSDSGQDTTQGTPAAGEPTKVTTAVIKVEDDDESWSQSEQDTEEFCHVADGQTTETEAPPPLTKQEVADEGGGSSRSWASGEVSSTSMSVQKTLNTSQRSETSSYECLMYEPQLQHGSLSTQNPLSEDPGCSYVLNTSVSVSAASDSGSSSSSFPFTITEVSLSAAEHQQPAGFQNNQQRAQLPADEPQLPVRKEMTERLNAFIRRDRWRPQDGVSRASSQSREDGAGKSFVCNCCGKTLACLKNLKTHMRVHTGEKPFVCALCGKRFSDSSNLKRHQSVHTGEKRYGCVHCGKRFAQSGSLKVHMTVHTDCKQFRCSYCGKTFISGSHLRRHVTVHAGEKRFAPTFQ; from the exons ATGTCTCCGGCCGCTGCCTTCCACGCGCAGCTCGCCTCCATCATGGAGGTGCTGGCCAACACGGCGGTGGCGGAGATCTGCGAGCTCGTGGACAGCGGCTACTCGGTGCTGCAGCTGGAGATCTCGCGGAGCCGCAAAGAGAACGAGGTGCTGCGGAGAAAACTGCGGCTCATGGAGCTGCGAGCCGCGCGGGCGTCCGCCCTGCGAGCCGCGGCCACCGCAGGCGGCAACGCGCTGCTGCTCGCGAGCAGCCGCGCGCGTGCTCAGCTGCCTGCTCATCACCTGGGCAACGGGCCAAGGAGGAGCGGAGCACCTGGAGGTAACCGTTCAGACC GTGAGGCCAGGCGGTCCACAGTGTCCAACCAGGAGACTCTGCAGTGCCGAGACCCCGATCCGTCCTCAGACTCTGGACAAGATACCACACAGGGGACG CCTGCTGCAGGTGAGCCAACCAAAGTGACGACTGCAGTGATCAAagtggaggatgatgatgagtCCTGGTCCCAATCTGAGCAGGACA CAGAAGAGTTTTGCCATGTTGCAGACGGTCAGACAACAGAGACAGAAGCCCCGCCTCCACTgaccaaacaggaagtagcaGATGAAGGTGGAGGTTCGTCTCGGTCGTGGGCGAGCGGTGAAGTCAGCTCCACCTCCATGTCCGTGCAAAAAACCCTGAACACCAGCCAGAGGTCAGAAACCAGCAGTTATGAATGTCTGATGTACGAGCCACAGCTCCAACATGGCTCCCTCAGTACCCAGAATCCTCTGAGTGAGGATCCCGGCTGCTCGTACGTGTTGAACACCAGCGTGAGTGTTTCAGCTGCGTCTGattcaggcagcagcagcagcagcttccctTTCACCATCACAGAGGTGAGTCTGTCTGCAGCCGAGCACCAGCAGCCTGCAGGTTTCCAGAACAACCAGCAGAGGGCGCAGCTACCCGCAGACGAGCCTCAGCTTCCTGTGAGGAAAGAGATGACAGAAAGACTCAATGCGTTCATCAGAAGGGACAGATGGAGACCTCAGGATGGTGTCAGCAGGGCGTCCAGCCAAAGCAGGGAGGACGGCGCGGGGAAGTCATTTGTCTGTAACTGCTGCGGTAAAACTCTGGCCTGCCTGAAGAACCTCAAGACCCACATGAGGgtccacacaggagagaagccgtTTGTCTGCGCGCTCTGCGGCAAACGCTTCTCCGACTCCAGCAACTTGAAGCGCCACCAGAGCGTCCACACCGGAGAGAAGCGCTACGGTTGTGTCCACTGTGGGAAACGCTTCGCCCAGTCAGGATCCCTGAAGGTCCACATGACCGTCCACACAGACTGCAAACAGTTCAGGTGTTCTTACTGCGGCAAAACTTTCATCTCCGGCAGCCACTTGCGCCGCCACGTGACCGTGCACGCTGGGGAGAAACGATTTGCTCCAACGTTTCAGTGA